atggtagttgtacccagtgcagcaTCGTtagaagatgtcggtaaggaattccacagttAGGTGATCTCCTGCGAAAAGGTCAGCGGTTGCGTGACTTTGATAAAGTTTCTGCgaggagttctacttactacccgaCAGAGGGTCAAATATATGGTCGTGGCTGATAattcggaatgttcatgaaaagcttaacaaaagactttgagaaatttggcgggttaacggtgcgagatcatcgtaattgagaaggaggaatcgttGTGGACTCTATATTATGTggtggtagcttaaagctaagtgggggagccccaccatTTACAATTGGAtcacgtggttgtctgcttgtgcaaTTTCTAGTTATCAATGCATTGGTGGATTAATTCGAACAAGGAACTTGATGAATATGTACTATACTTCGCCTTATCGATTGAGGTGCAGGAtttgggaagacttagagtttatgcttcttgtggatgtaatGCACAAGGATAAGAATTCAGCCGATTTCTTCTTTAAGAGGGTGTTCATCTGCTACCATAGCGTTGAAGTTTTGTTATATTCGGgatcaggtcagagtgggtgactctcaacgacgattctagtgggttcaagaattaagtGTAGCGCCTAAGGATTTCGGGttcgttgtgtggttaaggatcgagttttcaTAGTGGATTGCGAACgggacttggaatgttctatgttatcatcgggtatgcggtgcagtattggaggaaagaaagaaatagcttcggatttatggaaggtcttgcagaatgggtgtactAGTCGGAGATGTTATTGAGCACATAAGGAGGGTATGGGATGGTTCATGAGTATTGAGACGATGTAGTTTCgtgattcgggtcactcgggGTGAGTGCAAATTGGGTTTGTTATGTTGTGAATTGAGCTATTATATTTCTAAgtcaagtcaagagtaaattaaaagaagttgggttggttagtaatggttgagtcggcatgattgtggcaatgatcagttttTTCGGGGTGAAGTTATGCATGTGGTTTGTGGTTATACATGCGGGCTTGACAACCAACATaccttgattgatttgggaggtatttgattcgaatggccttgttgtgtaaatggactCCGAAAGAGTCATGGCCGTTTAGGTcatgacttgaggtttgtatttcttgcggtttgggaattcagttgcgcgTTGCATTGGTTattctgaaatgagctaagtgaaaggtttctagccaatgaagtggtTATTCCACTAGTAGTTCAAGGGTTATGGTGAATGCGTGTATTATCACATAGCgtcatgataggtgcagtgagcagcATGGGAATTtcaaagttgaggatcaaggttgcagttcggtgtcgACACGAATGTCACAAGCTCGGTTGAGCAGGGGTGAATTCAGATGTTCATATTAAGCAGGCATTTTTTTTAGTGTCATTTGAGAATTGTGTTCTGTGGAAGGGGTATTGTGTATCAATTTGTGAGTTCTGGAATTGCTTTACAGATTAGGACGGTTGGTGGTATAGATGTGTAAACTCTGCTACCTAGCGTGAAAGGTCGTGTGAGAGTATCCCATGGGGAAatctgtataagtgtgacatgttagtcacttgattgttaaagattgaaaccaagtatgaagattatggtactatcgttaatgCGAGAGTTTATGCCCGAGAGGCTTTTTATTCCTTAGGCTGTGGACCGTGTGAGTTGTTTCGGATGTGACCactgttcttatgtgtcatgaatagggccgTTGTGGATCCTTGGAAGTTTATTGGCCCAAAGTGGTATAATCGGAATTGGTTTGAGGTCAGTTGGTAggcctaatgtgaatgtgtgcccTACGTCAGGTCGGACGTGTTCATTCGTCATAGCATTACTTACGGAGGAGTCGttgggcattggatgttattcccgttGTCAGttattccatgtaaatctctattGTACCATGTGGGATGTAAGgcagcttgattattcgcacacgtgttgaggtcccgtgtagATTGTGGTGTTATTTGAGTAggtggctctcgagatgcaggtcatcattgaaccttagttgtgcttgggtttcgtAGCGTTTGGCGCTActcgtctccccaggatttgtattatgtgcttggcatgcttgtggtcgatattcgggcatttcttAAATATAAGTGTTACAACTTGATGtgtgtgttttcttcttgattATTATGTACGGATCGGGTGGAATGCCTCCACGAGTATATTGTTGGGATTAGGTTGCATGACGCAATATTGTCATGTTTGTACcaggtttcacgccgcaacagtgtcatgtcggatcgggttacatgccacAACAACGAGATGTTGAGCATAGCTCCTTACACTtattttgtgtgtcttgtttttcaTCCTTGAGGTAGGTTCACATCATCTATTTGGCCGTTTTATTCATTACGTGGGTTGGGTTGTCTTTCTCCGgagttcgtttttccttatgtatcatattcgCGTTGTAACTTGTTGGCGCGTTGTGGGCGTCATATAAGATTTTTGGTAGTGTCTGAGAtgacttattgcctgagcagcttgtactgggtgacaTGAGATTATTAGACCTGAAATTTGTGCATTTATATAAGGtgcattaaagagaaaatatttttattcagttcagaatgaggtaatggttcttgtcaggaagagagactccatgaattattgatttggcaggtggttatATGTTTCTACACGTCTCTTTCGTTGTGgtagtattgcgagagttggaacaggattTATATGCGTCATGATATGTATTacgggcatcagattcgtgaaattaCAGTATTGtggtcagaggatgttattatgggcaaccgacttatgtggtgcatggtgtaatttcagcataggtgcatgatcataCTTTGGTACAGTGCGTGGTGATTGGTAcgatgttcgtatgttagaatgaGGACCTGTAGAGAAATTAAGAGGTTGGAATTTGGTCCGAAGgtttattgactaaataaaagggaggatcttctGTCAGACTCAAGCTAATGTGTTCAACTAGATTGTGGTGGcacaggtaggtgcacgaggtgttaaaaaATGATTTTGGACAATTTCGGAGCAATGATTTTGGACAATTCGAGGacaaacatatatttaagtgggggagaatataatgacccgaccggtcgttttgaggtTTAGCGCGTTGTTTGGATGTTTGagtccttgagtagcttcactttgggtattatgacttgtacgtgtggccgaaattgaatttcgggaagttcggtgttgatttggaaagaaaattctaacttcagaagctttaagttggaagaattgactgaggttgacttttgagtaaatgaattcGGAATCTGAATTTAAAGGTTCTAACAggatcgtatgatgattttggtcttaggaacGTGTTCGAATgtcgatttggaggtccataggtcatttcagCGTCAATTGACAAAAGTTggaaattgggtgattttgggaagtttgacgcactttttgatatcggggtcggattccgattccgtaAGTGGGAGTAGGCTTGTAATAtcaattatgatttgtgtgcaaaatttgaggtcaatcggacttgatttgataggtttcgacgtcgaatgtagaagtttgaagttctaaagtttattaagcttgaattgttgTGCGATTCGTGGtgttagcattgtttgaggtgatttgaaggctcgtctaagttcgtattgttttttgggacgtgttggtatatttagtttaGGTCCCGAGGGTCCCGGGtgaattccggatggttaacagattgatttTTTGACTTAAGAAATGCTGAAGATGGGCAGCAGCTGGTGTGATTGCTTCGGTGATGTCTTGGTCACCGAAGCGACATCGTAGAAGCGAGGTCAAGCTCACAAAAGCAAAATGGGAAGGGTCAAgtcagtggtcgcaggtgcgaaggaattcCTGCACTTGCGGAATTGCAGAAGCGAGAAATTAAGACGCAGAAGCGGCTAGTCCGCAGATGCGCGTTTGGCCACCGCAGAAGCGCCTGCGCAAAAGCAAAAATGCTTCCGTAGATGCGAGGTCTCAGCTGGGAAGTGTACTCCGCAGATGCGCATTTGGCTTGCAAAAGCGAGGCTGTAGATGCGCAAATATGTCCGCAGAAATGGAAACATGGCAGAACATAAGGGGATCGAACTTGGtcattttgtcattttcattTGGGATTTTTGAATCTCGGTTCTTGGACGATTTTGAGGAGTTATCATCATGTAacacaaggtaagtaatttcccacttgttgtgagctaagtgtatggtttatatgtggatttatggaggaaaatttaggaaaattgtgtgattttggtagaagacctagaattGATAATTTGGATTTTGACAAcgattttggaaatggaattaagaataaattatatatttgagttagtaatGTTATGGGTAGGCTTTATCTTCAAATTGGTtcggaatccgggtacgtgggcccgagggttgactttatctatttttttagcggagttgggaattgtttaaattgattaattatgggtataagggtatattttgattggtttgcaccttgtttgactagttttggatcgtcaGGCATCGGTttaaggtgttagagaggctttggatatggttatggaacttcggagtgaggtaagtctcctgtctaaccttgtgagggggaaactacccctaggtgttaTTTATTGTTTTGTGCAACTacttgtgggtgctacgtacgcacgaggtgacgagagtctatacgtagctaaagcatgtttatgtccgggtagacttaggatcttatcatataatatttgaattactTGAACTCACTCTGTTggcttaattaattttagttataTAACTGAAAtcgatttagaaataaatatatgcatactaggccaagccttaacactttgagttttgggcgagttatttgagaaatcgtaaagattatattcattttATGCTCATGTGTtgtattgtaaacacgtgtctTGTAATTcgataacttccttccttttcttgtggagcgggccgaacgcctcaacagtatatagatgcatctatggtttatGCTGCTCGACTCTtggcagtgtacatattattctggatcgggccgaacgacctcggcagaatcgtgcgttatatcgctagtagacCGAATATTCACAAGCTAAACTTTCCACTGATGCTCGGCATTTTATATGATATTCCTTACTTATTTGATAATGACACTTGACATTTTTCCGAGCTGTTAAGGTAAAatacaagatttagaaatttaTGCGTTGAAAGAAGAATTtagaagattatgtaacttacagatttaccccatcaTTGCCGTATGCCTCATATTTGTTtatgttttattatattgctttattggacctttagtaagtgtcgatgtcgatctctcgtcactacttctacggggttaggctagatacatactgggtatgtgttgatttacgtactcatactggACTTCTGCACTAAATATACAGGATCTGATAGGTTcattgatgatcaccttggcgcgtaggcgcacccGTTGAGCAGACTtcatgtgagctgcattctaggCTATGCATCGCAGACCACCGAGTCTACATTGCACtaattattttattctgtcttattacattagggacaaatattttattattattgtactacttaaaaaatacttatgcacttgtgacaccgggttttggggggtTACTACGGGTTGTTCGTTAATGTAGTtgtgtaaattctatttcatactatttaattaataaaaattatgatttcaaaatacaaaaatgattaattaatttgataaatcATCATTGGCTGGCTTGACgacgatgttaggcgccatcacgacctttagtgtattttgggtcgtgacaatcatgGTCTTAAACCCTCTGCTAGAAATGTAATTGATGCAGCATCAGGAGGATCAATAATGGGAAAAACTACCACAGAAGCAATGCAAGTGCTTAATGAGATTTCGGAAAATGCAGTTCATTGGCCCTCAAACAGAATGATTATCAAGAAAACAGCAGGAGTAAATCaagttgaagctttgaattcattGACACAACAAATTGCGAACTTACACAAAAAGTTGAGGCCTTTCAGGTAGGTGGTCACTCATCATCCCAACTTGAGAATTGTGATGTTTGTCAAGGTAATCATCTGAATCATGAATGTCAAGCTTCAACACAAAATGAGGAACAGGTAAATGTGATTGGTTATAGAGATAATTACTCATTCGGTAGACCCATGGCACAAAAACATCCAGGATTTCAATGGAGTAATCTTAAATGGTGCTGAAAATCCTTAAAGATTTTTTAATCAAAAACAGTAGGTACAGGGACCACCTCGCTTTCAAAATGAAAATAGAGGGCAGCAGAATTTTCAACAATATCAACCGCAACCCCAAAGAGCTCATCAACAAAGCCTTGAAGACCTGATGTACAAGTTTATTAAGGCTACTGACGAGAAGGTTGAAAGTCAACATTCAGCTATCAAGAATTTGAAAAATTCAGGCAAGCCAATTAGCAACTCTCATGTCTTGACAAATTCAAGGTGCACTACCAAGCAACACTAAGAAAAACCCAAAACAACACCTCAAAGCCATCTCTCTACGATCAGGTAAATCTCTTGATGATCCATATGCAGGTAGAGAAGGAAAgccacaagaagtggaaaaggtaAATAAAGGTGAGAATAAAATTGAATCTAGGTTtccaaaagaacaaaagaataAAGGTAAAATGTACGAGAAAATGAATTGATAACAAATCCCAACTCTGTACCTCTCCCTTTTCTCAAAAAGatgaaaagagaaaagcttgACAAACAGTTTTCAAAGTTTCTAGATATTTTGAAGCAACTTTACATTAACATACCTTTCACATATGCTTTGATGCAAATGCCTTCATATGCTAAATTTCTCAAggaaattttgtcaagtaaaaaaaaattggaagaagtttcagTGGTTAAGCTTACAGAAAAATATAGTGCTATACATCAAAATAAGCTCCCACAGAAACTTGGTGATTCGGGAAGTTTTAAAATTCCTTGTACTGTGGGAGGTGCTCATTTTGAAAAGGCGTTATGTGATTCAGGTTTTTCAATAAATCTAATGCCTTTTTCaatttttagaaaattagaaCTTGGTGAAATGAAAGATGCTGGTGTGTCTCTTCAATTAGCTGATCAAAGTACTAAGAGACCAAAAGGAATTATTGAAAATATCCTAGTTAGATTTGACAAATTTGTATTCCCAGTAGAATTTATAGTGCTTGAAATGGATGAAAATACGGAGGTACCATTAATTTTAGGTAGACCATTTCTCGCAACAGGGAGAACAATTATTGATGTTTATCAAGGACAATTAATATTACGAGTTGATGAGGAAAGAGTAATTTTTGACATGCAGAAAATGATGAAATTTGCTGAGGATGAGTCATCATCATCTTTTTTTCAAATTGACTTGTTATATGACCTTGTAGACGAATACAAAGATAATCAATTAATTACTGATTCATTGGAGAGATGTTTGGCTAGGTCAGGTACCATAAATGATGATAACCCCATAATTAGAGAAGAAGCTGAAATACTGAAAAAGAGtcagaaaatgagaaagtctCACAAAAGGGAGTTCTATTAAAAATTCAACTCAAAGATCTTCcttatcatttaaaatatgtgtTTATTGAACCTAAATTATTTCCAGTAATCATTTCATCTTCTTTGACTATAGAACGGGAAAGCAAACTGATTGGAGTCCTgagaaaacacaaaagagccttaGGGTAGACTGTAGCTGACATTAAAGGAATTAGTCCAGCTATTTGTATGCACATGATTCTTATGGAGAATGATTATAAGCCAATAGTTCATCCCCAAAAGAGACTAAACCCAGCAATGCAGGAAGGTGAAACTTCAAGCAGCAGGTATCATTTATCCAACATCTGACAATCCTTAGGTAAGTCATGTACaggtatgtaacgacccgaccggtcgattcgagagttgtagccccgtttccCTTTTTTTGCTCATTTTTATGTTTCACTATTCTTTTATGActtatcgagttagttggtttgggtccggagagaattcagagtgaattgagacacttagtctcttaattgaaagcttaaattggaaaagtcga
This DNA window, taken from Nicotiana tabacum cultivar K326 chromosome 15, ASM71507v2, whole genome shotgun sequence, encodes the following:
- the LOC142169719 gene encoding uncharacterized protein LOC142169719 gives rise to the protein MKREKLDKQFSKFLDILKQLYINIPFTYALMQMPSYAKFLKEILSSKKKLEEVSVVKLTEKYSAIHQNKLPQKLGDSGSFKIPCTVGGAHFEKALCDSGFSINLMPFSIFRKLELGEMKDAGVSLQLADQSTKRPKGIIENILVRFDKFVFPVEFIVLEMDENTEVPLILGRPFLATGRTIIDVYQGQLILRVDEERVIFDMQKMMKFAEDESSSSFFQIDLLYDLVDEYKDNQLITDSLERCLARSGTINDDNPIIREEAEILKKSQKMRKSHKREFY